One Gimesia aquarii DNA segment encodes these proteins:
- a CDS encoding FKBP-type peptidyl-prolyl cis-trans isomerase, whose amino-acid sequence MSKWHITACLCIAFFGFSQLATAQTEKADPGKSSLKDQKQKVSYGIGYNLGQNLMKDQLDLDPKILVKGIMDAMTKQKPQMTEDEIRSTLIAFQQELRTKQEAKMKKAQAENIAKGKQFLAANAKKEGVKTTKSGLQYKVIKQGKGKTPGLKDKVTTHYRGTLINGKEFDSSYKRNQPATFPVNGVISGWTEALQLMKEGDKWQLFIPSDLAYGQRGSGPDIGPNEVLIFDIELLKVN is encoded by the coding sequence ATGTCTAAATGGCACATTACTGCCTGTTTGTGTATTGCGTTTTTTGGATTTTCTCAATTGGCGACCGCTCAGACCGAAAAAGCAGATCCAGGCAAATCTTCTCTCAAGGATCAAAAACAAAAAGTCAGCTATGGAATTGGCTATAATTTGGGCCAAAACCTGATGAAAGATCAATTAGATCTTGATCCAAAAATTTTGGTAAAAGGCATTATGGATGCCATGACCAAGCAGAAACCTCAAATGACTGAGGATGAAATTCGCTCAACGCTGATCGCGTTCCAGCAGGAATTACGTACGAAGCAAGAAGCAAAGATGAAAAAAGCGCAAGCGGAGAACATTGCGAAAGGAAAACAGTTTCTAGCAGCGAATGCCAAGAAGGAAGGCGTAAAGACCACCAAAAGTGGACTACAATATAAAGTCATCAAACAAGGTAAGGGGAAAACTCCTGGATTAAAAGACAAGGTGACTACTCACTATCGAGGAACTCTGATTAATGGAAAAGAGTTCGATAGTTCTTACAAACGAAATCAACCAGCGACATTTCCAGTCAATGGTGTGATCAGTGGCTGGACGGAAGCATTACAGTTGATGAAAGAAGGTGATAAGTGGCAACTCTTCATTCCCAGCGACTTAGCCTATGGCCAACGAGGCTCTGGTCCTGACATCGGACCCAATGAAGTTCTCATCTTTGATATCGAACTGCTCAAGGTAAACTAG